The genomic DNA ACCCTTATGCGGGGCTCGGCGGCAGCGTGGCCCTGAAGGGTAGTGATGGCGAGGAAACCCGCGAAGAGGCGCTGCGCCGGGGCGCGGAGCCCCAGGCGCCTGCCCGTATGAGCCGTGCACTCAAGGCGCTTTGCGGCGCAAAGAACCTGACCGTGCTGACCTGGGCCGGCGAGATGGGCGAGGCAAGCTGCCGGGACGCCGGATTGCCCTGTCAGGTGATCGGTGAGTCCACCATGCCCAGCGGTCCGCAGGACACCCGCCGGGCAGCTGAGGCGCTGAAAAGCGCCGGTGCTGAGCTGATTCTGTTCGCTGGCGGGGACGGTACTGCACGGGATCTGGTGGATGCGTTGGGGCAGGCAACGCCGGTACTGGGCGTGCCTGCCGGCTGCAAGATGCACTCTGCGGTTTATGCCATCAATCCGGAAGCAGCCGGCAGCCTGCTGGCAGAACTGGCCTGTGGCGAACTGGTGGGCCTGGAACTGGCAGAGGTGCGGGATATCGATGAAGCGGCATTTCGCGAAGGCGTGGTCCGCGCTCGCCATTACGGTGAGTTGCAGGTCCCCGCCGAAGCCAGATACCTGCAGCAGGTCAAGTGTGGTGGCCGGGAAGTGGAAGATCTGGTAGTTACCGAAGTGGCCGCCTGGATGGCGGACAGCCTGGAAGAAGATACCTATTACCTGATGGGCTCGGGCTCCACGGTGGCCCTGGTGATGGAGCAGCTGGGCCTGGAAAACACCCTGCTGGGGGTGGATCTGGTCTACAACCACCAAGTGGTAGGCCGGGATCTGGGCGCACGAGCATTGCTGGAACAGATCGGTGACGCCCCGGCCCGGGCGGTCATTACCGTTATTGGCGGCCAGGGCCACCTGTTCGGTCGTGGCAACCAGCAATTCAGCCCGGCCCTGATTCGCCGCCTCGGCAAGGACAATATCCACATCCTTGCCAGCCGCACCAAACTGAAAACCCTGGAAGGGCGGCCACTGGTGGTGGATACCGGTGACGCGGAACTCGACAGGGAATTGTGCGGATTGTGGCCGGTGACTACCGGGTATGAGGATCAGGTGTTGTATCGGGTAAGCACGGAGGCAGTTAACAGTGAATAGTTAACAGTGAACAGCGCCGCGATAGGGGGTGTCATGCTTTGAAACGCAAGAGGCCGCGCCCAAGCTATGGACGCGGCCTCTTGTCTTTCAGTGATGACGCGCTGGAACGCGTCGCTGTTAACTGTTCACTATCCTCAGCCGTGCCGCTTTTCCTGCAGGGCGGCAATCCGATCATCCAGCGGCGGGTGGGAGGCAAACAAGGCCTTGAAGCCCTTGGCCAGGCCGGAGTTGATGCCGAAGGCCACCAGGGTATCCGGCATCTGGTTAGGCATCTGGGATTCGGCCTTCAGGCGCTGCAGGGCAGAGATCATGTCGCGGCGTTCTGC from Alcanivorax sp. includes the following:
- a CDS encoding ATP-NAD kinase family protein — encoded protein: MKVDQSLCLGVLVNPYAGLGGSVALKGSDGEETREEALRRGAEPQAPARMSRALKALCGAKNLTVLTWAGEMGEASCRDAGLPCQVIGESTMPSGPQDTRRAAEALKSAGAELILFAGGDGTARDLVDALGQATPVLGVPAGCKMHSAVYAINPEAAGSLLAELACGELVGLELAEVRDIDEAAFREGVVRARHYGELQVPAEARYLQQVKCGGREVEDLVVTEVAAWMADSLEEDTYYLMGSGSTVALVMEQLGLENTLLGVDLVYNHQVVGRDLGARALLEQIGDAPARAVITVIGGQGHLFGRGNQQFSPALIRRLGKDNIHILASRTKLKTLEGRPLVVDTGDAELDRELCGLWPVTTGYEDQVLYRVSTEAVNSE